CATCCGAGTGCGTTCGTATGGAAGAAATGGGACCAATAATCGAGACGCAGCAGATTGAAGAAACAAATCAGGCAAGAGCGATGGAAGCTTACAATCTTCACATCCGTGTCGTCGAGCGAGATTGGTGGCGAATCGGGAAGCCGAACCTCTTTGGACTGCACTTGAGCCCGATCAGATGCCTTGGGGCCCTGCGCATGAAACTTGGCAGAATGAGACTAGGACGACTCCGCCGGACAAGTAAGAGTACCCTGATACAAAGACGAGGCAGAAGAGACCGGATAGGAAAGGAGGGATTGGAGAGCGGGGAGGGAACTGCGGATGGCGTGCATGAGCTCGATCCGCTGGGTCGGGGTGGGAGGAGCGGGCCCGAGGAGCGCGTCCTCGATCGTCGAGAGGAGCTCCCGCGGGGACACCATGGCTCCTGCCGCTCGAGCTCTTTCGCCCAACCCTCTTCGAGCTCTCTCCCAGTGCTCTACTTTGCTTTCCCCCGAGGGCTCCGAAACCCTAGtcggagggaggaggaggggtgggGGAGTAGGGAGAAATGGAGGAAACAGGGGATGGGCGGTGGTTTGGAGTTTTTGTTAAAGTTAAACCCTAGTGAGGCgcgggaaggaggaggaggaggaggaggaggagcatgCTGAGCTCCGCCGCTGCTACTTAGGACGATGGGAGAGTGCGGCGCGTTGCGTGGCGGACGCGATATCGGTGCCAGGGCATTTGGAATTCCCGCGATTTTGCTTTCCCCAATTTCACTGCCGTTTGTACCTCTGTTGGTTTCCAACATAATTTTAGGCTTAAATTACTattagttattttattatttaatttattttttagaagtgtAGCTCGTGCACGCTTTTTTGTATCTGATATCTTAATAACTTctaataaactttaattttttcgACTAATTTTGGATttgttttttcttaaattttggaATAATGTTTGAATCAAGCATTTTACGGTCAAATTTAACACGaataattttaagattttacaaaaaaaaaaaaaagaggaaaaaactaacaatgaatattcttttaactcttttaatagaacattttgttacttttaaaaattaagatgtctaatttaatttgttgattTAACGTAACAGGAACAAATATTGGGGAGGCCCAGCACATCCCATGGCCGGGACCGAATGGGCCGGGAGGGCCCAAATGATGTTTACCACAGTACCTCACTGCACCCGTGGGCCAGAATCTTTGTCCACATCGAGTCGTTGCTCtgtccctgtggtttcgtgggcctctatatatatatagttaccaAATTATGAAAATGAGGAAAATTGCAGATAATAATGTAACTTGCCGTGCGTGGGAAAGGGAATTTCGGAAACTTGGTTCATACTTGACACTAGTATctgaaaatttatataattaagaaaaataatgcatGTATATCAGAATAGCGGTGTAGATCTTACACTCCTCTTGTTTTAAGGttgagaaaatttttaaaattttcagtattttaaaaaaatgacaaTATAAGAGCCCAATAAGAGTCTTTGAAGGAGTAGGTATATTTTTTGGTGTACAGGTAGTAATGCTTTATGTTTCGGTAGCTGAAATTGAaattgtcataattttttattggtGTACGTCTACCAAAGTATATGCACTGTATTTGGCTACGatttaaatctttttaatttctgAAGAAGAGTGTTTTTAGTTTCTGAATGCGAAGGCATTCAATCCACGACAGACTATGGCAGATACTGGTGCCCTATCTCCTTCACCTGGGAATGCAAACAAAGATGGCATCTCTCCGAGGACACAGCTCCCACACTTTCACAAGATTCTTTgaggtaaaaaataatatataaaaagataaaagataaaagattcTCCCAGCGTCATACAAACTCTATCCCATTAATAATGtttatatacacatacattTCTGATTTCCCCAgattaagtgaaaaaaaaaaggatagtgCTGCTGTttcataaatattattattattattattaccattacatattaatatatcactatattattagtattatgttataatcttagttaattatttataaaatttaagctattataaaagtttattaACACGTCCATAGCGTGTAAAATAACCATCATTTACAAGAAACGAAATCATTTTCCAAGCCAAATAAACAGCCTCGGGCAGGACGCATTAGTCCGACGCTTAATTAGGAAACCCAACGCCTCACATAGTCTCATCCGCCCgccaccaaaataaataaataaataaataaataaaatatttttaaaaaaaaaacagaagaagataaagaaatCCTGGCTCACGTTGCTCTTCTTGTGCATTATATACATGTATACGCATATGTATATGCAATTAATTACTGGGCTATTGCAGCTTAATTATAGATTAAAgcagagagaaaagaaagagagaaagtgagaatGGAGGTGGAGAACAAGTACTTCACGCTGAAGCAGTACGTGGATGGGTTCCCGTCGGAGTCCGATTTCGAGCTCAGAAGCGGTCCGCTGCTGCTGGCGCCGCAGGAAGGCTCGAAGAAAGTAATCGTGAAGAATCTCTTCGTGTCCGTCGATCCCTACCAGATCAACCGCATGAAGAAGCGCAGCCCCTCTCACAAATCTGCAAACTTCGCTCAACGAATCGACCTAGGAAAGGTGACGAAAACaacaaaaaggccaaaaaaaaaaaaaagaagaaaaatcttacatgacatactatatatatatatatataaaatatatatataaaaatatatataagccTACGTACGTCTTAATTACTACGAACGTACGTACTGATCGATGCGTGTGATATATCGATGGGTGGATTGAAGAGGATCGACGCGATGGGTGTGGGGAGGGTTGTGGCAGCCTGCGGGTACGCGGAGGAGGAGTTGCTGGGATGGGAAGACTACACCGTCGCCGGGCCCGGGAGCATGCTGACAAAGATTCCCACCTCCCAGTTCCCGCTCTCTTACCATGTCTCAGTTTTAGGTCAGCTTTTTTCatttcttcttcgtttctcaATTTTCATTCCCCCCTAGctcccctcctcctcttttGCAACCGCATGCAGTACTTTAGATATTCGGTTAATTAACTATTAACTATTGTGGTTTAAATTAAAGCTTGCTTTTACGCTAGCTCCTGTACGCACGTGAAAGTTTCGATTTGGAAAAAGTCCTGTTCGAGCAAAATAGGGAACTAAACCATCTGTTTTCAACAAAcgtattatatatgcatgcttCGGAGATagatattatacatatatatggatAACATGCGTGCGTGTACGCGCGTTGCCGTGCACTCTCATTTTGAGCAGGGAGTAGCGGGCTTACGGCATACGCCGGTTTCTATCAGATATGCAAACCGAGAAGGGGGGAGACGGTTTTCGTCTCCGCAGCGTGCGGATCCGTCGGACATCTCGTCGGCCAGTTCGCCAAGCTCTCTGGTTGTTATGTCGTAGGATGCGCAGGGAGCAAGAAAAAGGTTCAGTTCCTCTCCCCGCATGAACTTTTAAGTAACTTGCGGCCGGGGTAATTAATATTTTGGCAGCACTGGCGTACGTGCATGCAGGTGGACCTGCTTAAGGGCGAGCTGGGATTCGACGACGCTTTCAACTACAAAGAAGAGCGTGATATCAACTCTGCACTCAAGAGGTCTGTTCGGCCGTCTCCATGCAGCCGTGCTCTTTCTTCAGGCAGTGACAATGTCGCCGCAGCATAACTTTCTTTGTACTTGCTGGAAACAGGTGCTTTCCGAGCGGGATAGACATATACTTTGACAATGTGGGCGGCGAGATGTTAGAAGCAGCCGTCGCCAACATGAACGCCTTCGGAAGAGTTGCCGTCTGCGGGGCGATCTCAGAGTACACAAGCTCCGAAAGACGAGCAGCGCCTGACATGCTGGATGTGATCTACAAGAGGATTACTGTCCAAGGGTTCCTAGCCTATG
This DNA window, taken from Ananas comosus cultivar F153 linkage group 5, ASM154086v1, whole genome shotgun sequence, encodes the following:
- the LOC109710454 gene encoding NADP-dependent alkenal double bond reductase P2-like gives rise to the protein MEVENKYFTLKQYVDGFPSESDFELRSGPLLLAPQEGSKKVIVKNLFVSVDPYQINRMKKRSPSHKSANFAQRIDLGKRIDAMGVGRVVAACGYAEEELLGWEDYTVAGPGSMLTKIPTSQFPLSYHVSVLGSSGLTAYAGFYQICKPRRGETVFVSAACGSVGHLVGQFAKLSGCYVVGCAGSKKKVDLLKGELGFDDAFNYKEERDINSALKRCFPSGIDIYFDNVGGEMLEAAVANMNAFGRVAVCGAISEYTSSERRAAPDMLDVIYKRITVQGFLAYDHIAVHDEFISVTSDYLRHGRMQSIEDISHGLESIPSAFIALFRGDNVGKKLVQL